One genomic region from Streptomyces venezuelae encodes:
- a CDS encoding S8 family serine peptidase, which produces MGALPSAPVEKVIVTYKSQAAEAGSNTAAKSDTAEKAAKTGETLSFERRLAGGGALVDLGDSATKQDVTEVMDAFRADPSVASVEPDIRAYAMAVAPNDTDYAKQWDLFEPTGGMNVPAAWDKTTGSGVTVAVIDTGYAAHSDLATNIVSGYDFISTSADARDGNGRDADPKDEGDWNATDGECGTGSRASNSSWHGTHVAGTIGAVTNNTKGIAGIAYNAKIQPIRVLGKCGGSSADIADAITWASGGSVPGVPANANPSKVINLSLGGASATCPSVYQTAINGAVSRGTTVVVAAGNSNANASGFTPANCSNVINVASTSREGNRSYYSNFGTNIDVAAPGGETRRATDTPGTVTTPENGIYSTLNSGTTTQSAENYKPYQGTSMAAPHIAGLAALLKSAKSTLTPAEIESAIKTNARPLPGTCTGGCGTGIADTAKTVDAVTGTTTPPTGTVFTNATNVTISDNTTVSSSIAVTGRTGNAPAALKVGVDIKHTWRGDLVIDLVAPDGTVRNLKASSSSDSADNVVATYTVDASSEVANGTWKLQVRDVASGDTGYIDSWNLTF; this is translated from the coding sequence ATGGGGGCGCTCCCGAGCGCCCCGGTCGAGAAGGTCATCGTCACCTACAAGAGCCAGGCCGCCGAGGCCGGTTCCAACACCGCCGCGAAGAGCGACACGGCCGAGAAGGCCGCGAAGACGGGCGAGACGCTCTCCTTCGAGCGCCGCCTCGCCGGCGGTGGCGCCCTGGTCGACCTGGGCGACAGCGCCACCAAGCAGGACGTGACGGAGGTCATGGACGCGTTCCGCGCCGACCCGTCCGTCGCCTCGGTCGAGCCCGACATCCGTGCCTACGCGATGGCCGTCGCGCCGAACGACACCGACTACGCCAAGCAGTGGGACCTCTTCGAGCCCACCGGCGGCATGAACGTTCCTGCGGCCTGGGACAAGACCACGGGCTCCGGCGTCACCGTCGCCGTCATCGACACCGGCTACGCCGCCCACTCGGACCTGGCGACCAACATCGTCTCCGGTTACGACTTCATCTCCACGTCCGCCGACGCCCGCGACGGCAACGGCCGCGACGCGGACCCGAAGGACGAGGGCGACTGGAACGCCACGGACGGCGAGTGCGGCACCGGCTCGCGCGCCTCCAACTCCTCCTGGCACGGCACCCACGTGGCCGGCACCATCGGCGCCGTCACGAACAACACCAAGGGCATCGCGGGCATCGCGTACAACGCGAAGATCCAGCCCATCCGCGTCCTCGGCAAGTGCGGCGGCTCGTCCGCCGACATCGCCGACGCCATCACCTGGGCCTCCGGCGGCAGCGTGCCGGGCGTCCCGGCCAACGCGAACCCGTCGAAGGTCATCAACCTCAGCCTGGGCGGCGCCAGCGCCACCTGCCCGAGCGTCTACCAGACCGCCATCAACGGCGCCGTCTCGCGCGGTACCACCGTCGTCGTCGCCGCGGGCAACAGCAACGCCAACGCCTCCGGCTTCACCCCCGCGAACTGCTCGAACGTCATCAACGTGGCGTCGACCAGCCGTGAGGGCAACCGGTCGTACTACTCCAACTTCGGCACCAACATCGACGTGGCCGCGCCCGGTGGCGAGACCCGCCGCGCCACCGACACGCCCGGCACCGTCACCACCCCCGAGAACGGCATCTACTCCACGCTGAACTCGGGCACGACGACCCAGTCGGCCGAGAACTACAAGCCCTACCAGGGCACCTCGATGGCCGCGCCGCACATCGCCGGCCTCGCCGCGCTGCTCAAGTCGGCCAAGAGCACCCTCACCCCGGCCGAGATCGAGTCCGCGATCAAGACCAACGCCCGTCCGCTGCCCGGCACCTGCACCGGCGGCTGCGGCACCGGCATCGCCGACACCGCGAAGACCGTGGACGCCGTCACCGGCACCACCACCCCGCCGACCGGCACCGTCTTCACGAACGCGACGAACGTGACGATCTCCGACAACACCACCGTGTCGTCCTCGATCGCCGTCACCGGCCGCACCGGCAACGCTCCCGCCGCCCTCAAGGTCGGCGTGGACATCAAGCACACCTGGCGCGGGGACCTGGTCATCGACCTGGTCGCTCCCGACGGCACGGTGCGCAACCTGAAGGCGTCCTCGTCCTCGGACAGCGCCGACAACGTCGTGGCGACCTACACGGTCGACGCGTCGAGCGAGGTCGCGAACGGCACCTGGAAGCTTCAGGTCCGCGATGTGGCCTCGGGTGACACCGGCTACATCGACTCGTGGAACCTCACCTTCTGA